In Brienomyrus brachyistius isolate T26 chromosome 14, BBRACH_0.4, whole genome shotgun sequence, the following proteins share a genomic window:
- the vrtn gene encoding vertnin, with product MRSYRNALLLLSEKPNLRRLTTFLSEMIQRNEVVRFVLGELQEATECEGLDSLVRVAQEVERALAAFLLPTTLCEEFLGKVELDQVAHCLYPGDAPKDMVPLACKGEGNLLFDAASMLLLGNTTLSLELQVRTVVEMLLWKRYYLNGMIDSKVMLQAARFSLCTEESVEMLNLPMAVLEAIFDADVKASCFPGSFANMWHIYALASVLKCNIYSIYPMYNLKIRPYFNRLIRPRSLPQYSSHMTLHIMWSGELESISVFKPHHFVALVQLSDLQKGSCNDEHQGLPLKTLELLNQDPQLSYSNLKDRYNITKSTFYRWKRQTQEHRKKAAARYEAKHFLQACYTEGKLLPLHQFKEFFPDISRSTYYAWKHELQASGGCFSVNGEDVGSGESFEQNSWPSPEGSTKNRCDGLPGLVNQLGEKVGADRAQNLAFMQEAKRCLQSCIAVNTSFPYRNFKRSFPGISRSTYYNWRREAMQANPGFKDSLGSSEDGSDADPTQHDAQWTSTPRVKVCRQNHKSFQTCYLRKKKLRDEAKRRAQRSKMTFAKFKLKYPSVSSFSYWKWKKGFSHEKVAKEPVTSASDWSEVSNDLKAPSMEPDALPFEKNVEHLNGHTLSPYNVTLSGYTVPEKHAEEQMFVMDVVALANFKAKAKLFLQQRFEEKSFPTFKEFRSYFPLTPRSTYYMWKRALHHGLPLVHG from the exons ATGAGAAGTTACCGCAACGCTCTGCTTTTATTATCAGAGAAACCAAACCTGAGGAGGTTAACCACATTTCTTTCAG AAATGATTCAGAGGAATGAGGTGGTACGCTTTGTCCTGGGGGAGCTGCAGGAGGCCACGGAGTGTGAGGGCCtggactcgctggtcagggtgGCCCAGGAAGTAGAGCGAGCCCTGGCTGCATTTCTTCTCCCCACTACCCTCTGTGAGGAGTTCTTGGGTAAGGTGGAACTGGACCAGGTGGCCCACTGCCTCTATCCCGGCGATGCCCCCAAAGACATGGTGCCGCTGGCCTGCAAAGGGGAGGGAAACCTTCTGTTTGATGCAGCCAGCATGCTGCTCTTGGGAAATACAACCCTCAGTCTGGAGTTGCAAGTGAGGACTGTTGTGGAGATGCTGCTTTGGAAGAGGTACTACCTGAATGGGATGATAGACTCCAAGGTGATGCTCCAGGCCGCTCGTTTTTCCCTGTGCACAGAGGAGTCGGTAGAGATGCTCAACCTGCCCATGGCTGTCCTGGAGGCCATATTTGATGCAGACGTGAAAGCTTCCTGTTTCCCAGGCTCCTTTGCCAACATGTGGCACATTTATGCCCTGGCGTCTGTCCTCAAGTGCAACATCTACTCCATCTACCCGATGTACAACCTGAAGATTCGGCCATACTTCAACCGCCTCATCCGTCCGAGGTCCTTGCCCCAGTATTCCAGTCATATGACCCTCCATATCATGTGGTCAGGGGAGTTAGAGTCTATTTCTGTATTCAAGCCCCATCATTTTGTGGCTTTAGTCCAGCTGTCTGACCTTCAGAAGGGAAGCTGTAATGATGAACATCAAGGTCTGCCGCTAAAGACTTTAGAGCTTTTGAATCAGGACCCTCAACTCTCTTACTCCAACCTCAAGGACCGgtacaacatcacaaagagtACCTTTTACAGGTGGAAGAGGCAAACCCAGGAACATCGGAAAAAAGCGGCTGCCAGGTATGAAGCTAAGCATTTCCTCCAGGCATGTTACACAGAGGGAAAACTCTTACCTCTTCATCAGTTCAAGGAGTTTTTCCCTGATATATCTCGTTCAACATATTATGCCTGGAAGCATGAGCTGCAAGCGTCAGGTGGTTGCTTCTCAGTGAACGGTGAAGACGTGGGATCTGGGGAAAGTTTTGAGCAGAACTCTTGGCCATCCCCGGAAGGAAGCACCAAAAACCGCTGTGATGGTTTACCTGGCCTAGTGAATCAGTTGGGCGAGAAGGTCGGAGCGGATCGAGCTCAAAACCTTGCTTTTATGCAAGAGGCAAAGAGATGCCTGCAGAGCTGCATTGCTGTTAACACCTCCTTCCCATACAGGAATTTCAAGAGGAGTTTTCCTGGCATCTCAAGGTCCACATACTACAATTGGAGGAGAGAGGCAATGCAGGCCAATCCTGGCTTCAAAGATTCGTTGGGAAGCAGTGAAGATGGCTCTGATGCGGACCCTACTCAGCATGATGCCCAGTGGACCAGCACCCCAAGGGTGAAGGTCTGCAGACAAAATCACAAGAGCTTTCAGACCTGCTATCTTCGAAAGAAGAAACTGAGGGACGAAGCCAAGAGACGAGCCCAGAGGTCAAAGATGACCTTTGCCAAGTTCAAGCTCAAGTACCCGTCTGTTTCATCCTTCTCTTATTGGAAATGGAAGAAGGGTTTCAGCCATGAGAAGGTGGCCAAAGAGCCTGTGACCTCAGCATCTGATTGGTCTGAAGTCTCAAATGACCTGAAGGCACCATCAATGGAGCCGGATGCTCTTCCATTCGAGAAGAATGTAGAGCATCTGAATGGTCACACCTTGAGCCCTTATAATGTTACCTTGTCAGGGTACACTGTCCCAGAGAAGCATGCAGAAGAGCAGATGTTTGTCATGGATGTGGTGGCCTTGGCTAACTTCAAGGCTAAAGCCAAGCTGTTCCTGCAGCAGCGTTTCGAGGAGAAGTCCTTCCCTACCTTCAAAGAGTTCAGGTCTTACTTTCCCCTCACCCCCCGTTCTACCTACTACATGTGGAAGAGAGCATTGCACCATGGGCTTCCACTAGTTCATGGCTGA
- the LOC125708137 gene encoding uncharacterized protein LOC125708137, giving the protein MAASVWTSIVLWALLRMYRGYAWETTVFSSEGQKVTLPCHRTSTNCSSTTWNHNRDRTIQIVGYGMVRENLSGNITKRLTVEPNCSLTILNVTPADAGRYNCRVYNDLKNHDDSLIHLTVLSITSSQLKPETLNCSLHTYEICTKHIQNDMNLIWLKGDGSDLKQDTRYNITQSRCHSTLTGTLDQSDHNGKWTCQLTVDGKLESSASYITSLSESGTAIGLPIRLAVFFFILALPLIIGAVIYTRKRTQPIRDQVSSGTELHEYVNTNNKP; this is encoded by the exons ATGGCAGCCAGCGTTTGGACCAGCATTGTACTGTGGGCTCTTCTCAGAATGTATAGAG GATATGCCTGGGAAACCACCGTGTTCTCCAGCGAGGGACAGAAGGTCACTCTGCCATGTCACAGGACGTCCACTAACTGCTCCTCCACCACCTGGAACCACAACAGGGATCGAACCATTCAAATAGTTGGATATGGGATGGTCAGAGAAAACCTGTCTGGCAACATAACCAAACGCCTGACAGTGGAGCCAAATTGCTCTCTAACGATTCTTAATGTAACACCTGCAGACGCTGGGCGATATAACTGCCGTGTGTATAACGATCTAAAAAACCACGACGACTCGTTAATTCATCTCACTGTTCTGAGCA TCACTTCCTCACAGCTAAAACCCGAGACACTgaactgctccctgcacacataTGAGATCTGTACTAAACATATACAAAACGACATGAATCTGATTTGGCTGAAGGGTGATGGCAGTGACCTAAAGCAAGATACCAGGTACAACATCACACAGAGCAGATGTCATTCAACTCTGACTGGGACTCTGGATCAGTCAGACCACAACGGGAAGTGGACGTGTCAGCTGACCGTGGATGGGAAACTGGAGAGCTCAGCCAGCTACATAACCTCTCTCTCTG AAAGCGGCACAGCCATAGGGCTGCCAATCCGACtggctgtttttttctttattctggCTCTGCCTCTGATCATTGGAGCTGTAATTTACACCAGGAAGAGGACCCAACCAATCAGAG ACCAAGTGTCCTCAGGGACGGAACTTCACGAGTATGTTAATACAAATAACAAGCCCTGA
- the LOC125708126 gene encoding uncharacterized protein LOC125708126 encodes MAASVWTSIVLWALLRMCRGYARETTVFSSEGQKVTLPCHRTSTKCSTTTWNHNMNGTIEIVGHGVVRNNLSGNRTKRLTVEPNCSLTILNVTPADAGQYNCRVYNDQEEYDDSLVHLTVLSITSSQLKPKTLNCSLHTYEICTKHIQNDMNLTWLKDDGSDLKQDTRYNITQSRCHSTLTGTLDQSDHNGNWTCQLTVDGKLESSASYITSLSAPANFTVIAVVTFCAVLCAGVCITIIIITCKRKEKRDDVTKTGDKDTPSSQDKVETGTVVYADVCVRMDGRQERGRVHPHPDTEYATLKVGV; translated from the exons ATGGCAGCCAGCGTGTGGACCAGCATTGTACTGTGGGCTCTTCTCAGAATGTGTAGAG GATATGCCAGGGAAACCACCGTGTTCTCCAGCGAGGGACAGAAGGTCACTCTGCCATGTCACAGGACGTCCACTAAGTGCTCCACCACCACCTGGAACCACAACATGAATGGAACCATTGAAATAGTTGGACATGGGGTGGTCAGAAATAACCTGTCTGGCAACAGAACCAAACGCCTGACAGTGGAGCCAAATTGCTCTCTAACGATTCTTAATGTAACACCTGCAGACGCTGGGCAATATAACTGCCGTGTGTATAACGATCAAGAAGAATACGACGACTCATTAGTTCATCTCACTGTTCTGAGCA TCACTTCCTCACAGCTAAAACCCAAGACACTgaactgctccctgcacacataTGAGATCTGTACTAAACATATACAAAACGACATGAATCTGACTTGGCTGAAGGATGATGGCAGTGACCTAAAGCAGGATACCAGGTACAACATCACACAGAGCAGATGTCATTCAACTCTGACTGGGACTCTGGATCAGTCAGACCACAACGGGAACTGGACGTGTCAGCTGACCGTGGATGGGAAACTGGAGAGCTCAGCCAGCTACATAACCTCTCTCTCTG CTCCGGCAAACTTCACTGTGATTGCTGTAGTTACTTTCTGCGCGGTCCTGTGCGCAGGAGTGTGCATCACGATAATTATAATAACCTGTAAAAGAAAGGAGAAGAGGGACGATGTGACAAAAACAG GGGATAAAGACACCCCTTCCTCTCAGGACAAA GTGGAAACTGGAACCGTGGTGTACGCTGATGTTTGCGTCAGAATGGACGGCCGGCAGGAGAGGGGCAGAGTGCACCCCCACCCTGACACGGAATACGCAACCCTCAAAGTCGGCGTTTAA